The Cytophagia bacterium CHB2 genome includes the window ACGGCCATTGCGCGGGCTTTCGATATTCAACTTGAAAAGCTGCAAGAAGTCGGTTTTTCATTCCAAATTATTGCAGCCGATGCTGACAAATTTGAAGGACGCGCACAATGAGAAAAACAAATGTAATTGCAACGATTGCTTCTCTTTTCCTGGGTTATGTGTTGCTGACCAGCGGTGATTGTCCGGGTACTCAGCCGCCAGCGCCGGACGCCGGCTTGTATCATACCTATGATGAAATCAAGAACGAGCTGCCGCAATTGGCGGCGCAGCACAGCGCGATTGCACAAGTCAAATCGCTGGGCAAATCCGTTGAAGGCCGCGACCTGTGGGCCATGAAAATCAGCGACGCGGTGGCGCAAGAGGAGGGCGAGGCAGAAATCATTTTGCTCGGCGGGCATCATGCGCGCGAATGGATTTCGGTTGACGTGCCCTTTCTCATTGCAAAACATCTCCTCGAGAATTATGGCAGTGATTCGCTGGTTACCCGGCTGATCAATGAGACGGCAATCTGGGTTGTGCCCATGGTGAATCCCGACGGACATCAGTACACCATCACAACGCAACGCTTGTGGCGCAAGAATCGCCGCAACAACAACGACGGCACGTTCGGCGTGGATTTGAATCGCAATTATGGCTATCAATGGGGCGGGCCCGGCTCTTCCGGGGACACGTACTCTGAAACCTATCGCGGCCCCTCGCCATTTTCCGAGCCGGAAACGCAGGCAATACGTGACTTCTTGCAGAGCCGCCCGGTAAAGGCGTTGATTAGTTATCATAACTTTTCACAGCTTGTTTTGTATCCGTGGGGCTATACGAGTAATCCAGCGCCCGATCGTGACTTGCTCAACAATCTTGCGGTTGCGATGGCGGATCGCATACGCGCCGTGCACGGTGTGCGGTATACGCCGCAACAATCATCGG containing:
- a CDS encoding zinc carboxypeptidase produces the protein MRKTNVIATIASLFLGYVLLTSGDCPGTQPPAPDAGLYHTYDEIKNELPQLAAQHSAIAQVKSLGKSVEGRDLWAMKISDAVAQEEGEAEIILLGGHHAREWISVDVPFLIAKHLLENYGSDSLVTRLINETAIWVVPMVNPDGHQYTITTQRLWRKNRRNNNDGTFGVDLNRNYGYQWGGPGSSGDTYSETYRGPSPFSEPETQAIRDFLQSRPVKALISYHNFSQLVLYPWGYTSNPAPDRDLLNNLAVAMADRIRAVHGVRYTPQQSSDLYLASGDTTDWLYALLNLPAITIELRPSSSIPGFELPESQIQPTFEENLSAALFLMDWVTQQTQATL